GCTAAAGCACAACCACATCAGACAGATCTTTGGGGAACAGTTTGAGCTCTGGAGTCCAGCTGGTCTTTCATGGAGCAACAAAATAGTTTTGTACAATGGAATAAATGTCGTatttcccttttcagctttgaattgctTGGGATAAAAACTATTGAATGCAGGACTGGATATGAATAGACCAATATATAACCAAGTGAAATTCCAAGGAGATCATTATAAGACATCCAGAACCAGATAGAAAGGTTACCAAGAAAATTGCACATAGACAGGAGATTCAATACAAGAATGTATCTCATAACAGACCAATGAGCATCCATGTTGGGGGAAGAAGCACTTGAAACTCTGCGCTTCACGTGAATAAACAATGTACAGAGAAGATACAGGGAGGAAATGATTTCGATCATATAAGGTAAACATTGTCCAAGAAAAACTGAAGTCAATATAAATGGTTGAGTAAATTGAGAAGTCACGTTGCCAGTGACATTGGTCCCAGTGTTCTGTACACAAGGATACTCTTCACCACTCAAAGAGAAACTCGTTGCTGCAAGGATGGAAATCAACATGGACCCCCCGAGGATGTACCTTGTGATCATAGGGATCCTCGACTTCAGACGTAGCACCAAAGCATGTTTAGAAATTGTGATCATCACATAATAGAGGACACTGAGCCACATAGCCAACCAGCGACTGAAATAATCCAGAGAAAGctcaaatatgtaaaaaatacagaATGTGCCAAAGGCGGAGAAGTGGATGAGTTGCATGAACCCCCCAATCAATTCCAACAAAAAAAACCATAGTAAGAGAAATCTGGTCAAACACAATACCGATAAGACCTTATCACAGAGCTTCAGACTTCGTTCCCTTGACCAGTCAATGATGTTAACAAGCGTGATAAATGCATTCACTACCAGCCCGGTCGCAATTATAATCCCACAAAATATGGCCCAATACATGTTATAAACGTCTTGCTTGCTTTCTATATCTGTGCCCATTTCTCTGTACTGGAAGCATGGGATGATCTGGTGGCAAATGTCCTTAAAGTCACTTTTTGTACTCAGTATAAACTGTTTGATGCAAATAGAGGCAAAAATAACTTTACTAAAGTAGCCATCACTCACGGTGAAAAGAAAAGAGAGTGTCTATTATGCAAAGCAGAGGTTGATGGTcatgcaaataatatatatatatatatattgtatgtattaaCACCTTACAACTCATTATTTACATTGTGATCATTTACTTGTGATTATCACAAGTTacttaataaagataataataacatttaggggcacatttactaatggtcgaatatcgagggttaattaaccctcgatattcgaccctcgaatatCGAAAAGGATctaatgatcgaaggaataatcgtttgatcgaacgattaaatccatcgatcgagcgattttccttcgatcccaaattagCTAGAAAgtctatgaggaccttccccataggctaacattgatgctcggtaggttttaggtggtgaagtaggaggtcaaagttttttttaaagagacagtactttgactatcgaatagtcgaatgatttttagttcgaaacgttcgattcgaagtcgtagtcgaaggtcgaagtagaagtaaagttcactctggagaaccacattcgattcagtgtattttatctaaatgtggttctccagagtgaactttacttttaccttggATATATTGTGGCTTGGACCGTGCCACTGACTCTATTTGATAGAACCCTGAtacatttggagtgagggaccacccgtcAATCAacagaaggtcgaagtagccaattcgatggtcgaagtagccaaaaaacacatttgaaattcaaagtttttttccttctaatccttcactggagctaagtaaatgtgccccttactgtctgTGCTTTCTACGTTGTTTAAATCACTGCAGTTTGCTTATGTTTGGGACTTCCCAAAAGCCACCAGTTGGTGTCCATGCTGGGTGAAGAAAAATATGAAATCATTTCATAAAAGGTAAAAATTGTCCAAGGAAAATTGCTAATAGTTGAGATATCATAGAGATCTCATTGACAGTTCCATTGGCATCAGCCTTACATAGACAAGACCACTCATAGAGAACATCAGTTATGGAACTATGGAAAGCCCTCCAGAGGACACATCTTGTTATTGTAGGGATCCTCAATTTAAAACAAAGCATGAAGGGATTTGTAGATTTTGGGATCATCACCTAATACGCAAAACTAAAACACCCAGTGACTGAAATAATCCAGAGAAATCTCAAAAACATCATAAATACAGAATGTGGCAGATGTAGACAAGAATCGAGTTTCACTTCAATCCCAAGAATCCCAAGAAATAAATCCATAGTAAGAAAACTCAAAATCATTGAGATCTTCTCACAGAGCTTCAGTCTTCTCTCTTGACCAGTCAATGATGTTAATAAGTGTTAGAAATGCAGTCCCTGTCGTGATTGTAATGCAGTCAAATATAGACCAATATATTGTATTATCCTCGTTGTCTTTCTCTGTATATCTGCCCAGTGGTCTGTGCTGAAGCATTGAATGTTCTAATAGTATATGGTCTGAACTCATGTGCTCAACACAAATGACTGATGCAAATGAACCAAAGCAGAAATCTAGTGAGTTTGTTTAGTAACTGACATTCACTGCGGCGGCAGAGTTTATTCTATGTAAAGCAGAGGCAAAACATCTACCAGACTTTGATTGCCATACAAATATTAATCATTATAGTACTTTTCTGCCAGGGGACTAAAAGCTCAGTCACTATAGGCACACTGCATATGCTGGGACATCCGGAGATTACCTTGGTTATGTACTATAAGGACCAATCATCagacagcatttactggtcaatgttttaaaagcaaatatatcaTTGGTTGCTGCACCTTTTATTCAACATGGGTAAAAGTGATTTATTCAGGGTCACAAGGAGTCACCTCGGGGAACTGAATCAGGGTCTTTAGCATGAGGTCCCACATTAAAGGCTGATCACCTGTCTATCACTCCACTAATTCCTTGGCTGAGTCTTAGACtgctcactagggatgtagcgaacgtcggaaaaaaagttcgcgaacatattcgcgaacttgcgcaaaaacgcgagcggttcgcgaacggttcgcgaaccccatagacttcaatgggaaggcgaactttaacatctagaaaagacatttctggccagaaaaatgattttaaagttgtttaaagggtgcaacgacctggacagtggcatgccagagggggatcaagggcaaaaatgtatctgaaaaatctgcctgtgtgtgcttggaagagatagtgtagggggagagctgttagtgatttcagggacagatgatagtaagtttgctggctagtaatctgcttgatactgctctgtattggagggacagaagtctgcagggatttgagggacattttagcttaggtagctttgctggctagtaatctactgttctctttaaacaactgccatacgttgaccttgtaggcattgtttggtgttttttctggagacggtaatattatggatatttagacagaatgtgaacaaggtcacacagctcgatggcgggttgaagaaaacagtgtgcaaataatgcctacaaggccaacgtatacactactacagcggtggatacggattacgtaaaatatattatggctgcttgaaaaaagtgactccggtgttttttctggagacggtaatattatggatatttagacagaatgtgaacaaggtcacacagctcgatggcgggttgaagaaaacagtgtgcaaataatgcctacaaggccaacgtatacactactacaccggagtcacttttttcaagcagccataatatattttacgtaatcacgtaaaatatattatggctgcttgaaaaaagtgactccggtgttttttctggagacggtaatattatggatatttagacagaatgtgaacaaggtcacacagctcgatggcgggttgaagaaaacagtgtgcaaataatgcctacagggcaaataatgcctaaaaggtcaacttatacactactacagcggtagtaaaataaaaaaaagtaaaataaaaaaaaaatgaatattaaaaaaaaaaaattaaagttggtgctgctgaactactaggagcagcagattagcacaccagtcccactccccaacactgctagactaatagcactgggctcttatagtagtagtagtagtagtagtagtaaaacaacaaaaaaataaataaaagcagtccttacaaggactactgttattgcagcagtc
The genomic region above belongs to Xenopus laevis strain J_2021 chromosome 5L, Xenopus_laevis_v10.1, whole genome shotgun sequence and contains:
- the LOC108716287 gene encoding taste receptor type 2 member 102, giving the protein MGTDIESKQDVYNMYWAIFCGIIIATGLVVNAFITLVNIIDWSRERSLKLCDKVLSVLCLTRFLLLWFFLLELIGGFMQLIHFSAFGTFCIFYIFELSLDYFSRWLAMWLSVLYYVMITISKHALVLRLKSRIPMITRYILGGSMLISILAATSFSLSGEEYPCVQNTGTNVTGNVTSQFTQPFILTSVFLGQCLPYMIEIISSLYLLCTLFIHVKRRVSSASSPNMDAHWSVMRYILVLNLLSMCNFLGNLSIWFWMSYNDLLGISLGYILVYSYPVLHSIVFIPSNSKLKREIRHLFHCTKLFCCSMKDQLDSRAQTVPQRSV